A portion of the Scylla paramamosain isolate STU-SP2022 chromosome 2, ASM3559412v1, whole genome shotgun sequence genome contains these proteins:
- the LOC135113518 gene encoding uncharacterized protein LOC135113518, which yields MTNNPHTTTTMTTTITTIITNAWQHGQEEEEVQIRQLMVVSYWILLPVWLVVGVTLSAVGLYLLHRPRMQGLPITTYMKLLLSLDAGVMVATIATILTLNGCHIHSYAMGLFAHFSFTLFYMFQTFCHYIIVWVCYNRFLALWCFSRFQQTQKPQVIRLRIIFTGVLCVLVNLRHLLDVQVVCMGTAGEVEAAANHTEDCEGGAWVILDSLHQSEMTEVWQMAVWIVRGILVIVMPVFLVLVFNTSIIIGLVRRRLHNAASTSRTRDQAYSSIYISLAISFTSITTAMPTVVHALFFATNIKHCHGPFSEEVFRAIANLLLLGEHLTHILFLAINQTFRDELKMLFHATKRSISKSITCMTQTPISSRQMHPFTVTTNVNMKESPQAPQLVVSAPEEKPDREAIVQIAVPTQASLSALLMNAELHGQDPLRKTRKNENDTQHSARTSIMSLEDGRT from the exons ATGACCAACaaccctcacaccaccaccaccatgaccaccaccatcacaacgaTCATCACCAATGCCTGGCAACatgggcaggaggaagaggaggtgcagATCAGGCAGTTAATGGTGGTGAGCTACTGGATACTCCTGCCTGTGTGGCTGGTGGTGGGCGTGACCTTGTCAGCCGTTGGCCTATACCTCCTCCACAGACCACGAATGCAAGGCTTGCCAATCACCAC GTACATGAAGCTGCTGCTAAGCCTGGATGCGGGAGTTATGGtggccaccatcgccaccatccTGACACTCAACGGATGTCACATCCATTCTTATGCCATGGGACTCTTTGCCCACTTCTCCTTCACGCTGTTCTACATGTTTCAGACCTTCTGTCACTACATCATCGTGTGGGTGTGCTACAACCGCTTCCTGGCACTATGGTGCTTCAGCCGCTTCCAGCAAACTCAAAAGCCGCAGGTCATTAGACTTCGCATAATCTTCACCGGTGTCTTATGTGTCTTGGTTAACCTAAGACACCTGCTGGATGTGCAGGTGGTGTGTATGGGCACTGCCGGAGAGGTGGAGGCCGCTGCTAACCACACAGAGGACTGCGAGGGGGGCGCCTGGGTTATTCTGGACAGTCTACACCAGAGCGAGATGACAGAGGTGTGGCAGATGGCAGTGTGGATTGTGCGTGGCATCCTGGTGATCGTGATGCCTGTGTTCCTAGTGCTGGTATTCAACACATCCATCATAATCGGTCTGGTGCGCCGCCGTCTGCACAATGCCGCCTCCACTAGCCGTACGCGGGACCAGGCTTACTCCAGCATTTATATATCACTGGCTATCTCCTTCAcatccatcaccactgccatgcCTACCGTGGTTCATGCACTTTTCTTCGCTACCAACATCAAGCACTGCCATGGGCCTTTCAGTGAGGAAGTGTTCCGAGCAATTGCCAACCTCCTCCTGCTGGGGGAGCACCTCACACATATCCTCTTCCTGGCCATCAACCAGACCTTCCGAGACGAACTGAAGATGCTGTTTCATGCTACTAAAAGATCCATCTCCAAATCCATCACCTGCATGACTCAGACCCCCATTTCTTCACGCCAGATGCACCCCTTCACGGTCACTACGAATGTCAACATGAAGGAAAGTCCACAAGCCCCCCAACTGGTGGTGTCAGCACCAGAGGAAAAGCCTGACAGAGAAGCGATTGTACAGATCGCAGTTCCCACACAAGCCTCACTGAGCGCCTTACTCATGAATGCAGAACTACATGGACAAGACCCACTGAGGAAGACCCGCAAGAATGAAAATGATACCCAGCACTCTGCCAGAACGTCCATCATGTCACTGGAGGATGGGcgcacataa